The Microbacterium luteum genome includes a region encoding these proteins:
- a CDS encoding DEAD/DEAH box helicase produces MPTSAPAAQTSAARRRKSSSSRRDDEAPLIPILARKVREVEAKAQRGKLGPTNRVKFQVIAFLVREERARVKADTAVADSARAELLKRLDGVATILAKTAARDTSLIQLLEVDQATSPVAKRMRRDWLLESGAELPPDELIITDVAPVAPTVVPPALADRQVVPAGIESRQMANPFLPPDLTMRAPVPSPRRRLDGWELMGPLYKAFETGAGGASASMELPPVPEFDRVSPRGLEVMPHQSRFLEAVRDGHRSFLLADEPGLGKTAESVLAASVADTYPLLAVVPNVVKMNWAREVKRWTPHRRATVIQGDGEDIDAFADVFIVNYEILDRHLSWLGSIGLKGMVVDEAHFIKNLTSQRSRNVLALAGRIREQVRDPLMMALTGTPLINDVEDFDAIWRFLGWTNGEKPGPDLMAKLDATGFTPADKAFYPEARDAVISMGIVRRKKKDVAADLPDKLVADLPVELDDEFGRSIREAERELGARLADRYRRIVDARENARSAAALAPGEVDDDIVRLVAQNELDESKAAGSGSENVFTMVRRIGQAKAQLAADYALQLQRSVGKVVFFAKHIDVMDAAEAHFAASGLRSVSLRGDQTSTARQEAIDAFNNDPEVGVAVCSLTAAGVGVNMQAASNVVLAELSWTAAEQTQAIDRVHRIGQDEPVTAWRIIAAHTIDTKIAELIDSKEGLAQRALDGQAVDPGSSDSVQLSALMHLLRQALGAA; encoded by the coding sequence ATGCCGACCTCGGCACCCGCCGCACAGACTTCCGCCGCGCGTCGTCGCAAGTCGTCGTCTTCCCGACGCGACGATGAGGCGCCGCTGATCCCGATCCTCGCCCGCAAGGTGCGCGAGGTCGAAGCCAAGGCCCAGCGCGGAAAGCTCGGCCCCACCAACCGTGTCAAGTTCCAGGTGATCGCCTTTCTCGTCCGCGAGGAGCGCGCGCGGGTGAAGGCCGACACTGCCGTCGCCGACTCCGCGCGGGCGGAGCTGCTCAAGCGCCTCGACGGCGTCGCGACGATCCTCGCGAAGACCGCCGCGCGCGACACGTCGCTCATCCAGCTGCTCGAGGTCGATCAGGCCACGTCGCCGGTCGCCAAGCGCATGCGACGGGACTGGCTGCTGGAGTCGGGCGCCGAGCTTCCGCCGGACGAGCTCATCATCACCGACGTCGCTCCTGTCGCCCCGACGGTGGTGCCGCCCGCGCTCGCCGACCGGCAGGTCGTGCCGGCCGGCATCGAGTCGCGCCAGATGGCGAATCCGTTCCTCCCACCCGACCTCACCATGCGCGCGCCCGTGCCGAGCCCGCGTCGTCGGCTCGACGGCTGGGAGCTCATGGGACCGCTGTACAAGGCGTTCGAGACCGGTGCCGGTGGGGCCAGCGCATCCATGGAGCTGCCTCCCGTGCCGGAGTTCGACCGCGTCTCGCCGCGGGGCCTCGAGGTGATGCCGCACCAGTCGCGTTTCCTCGAGGCGGTGCGCGACGGACACCGCAGCTTCCTGCTGGCCGACGAACCGGGTCTCGGGAAGACCGCCGAGTCGGTGCTGGCGGCCTCCGTCGCCGACACCTATCCGCTGCTGGCGGTCGTTCCCAACGTCGTGAAGATGAACTGGGCCCGAGAGGTCAAGCGCTGGACGCCCCACCGTCGCGCGACCGTGATCCAGGGCGACGGCGAAGACATCGATGCGTTCGCCGACGTCTTCATCGTCAACTACGAGATCCTCGACCGCCATCTGTCATGGCTCGGCTCGATCGGTCTGAAGGGCATGGTCGTCGACGAGGCGCACTTCATCAAGAACCTCACCTCGCAGCGCTCGCGCAACGTGCTCGCGCTCGCCGGGCGCATCCGCGAGCAGGTGCGCGACCCGCTCATGATGGCCCTCACCGGAACGCCGCTCATCAACGACGTCGAGGACTTCGATGCCATCTGGCGCTTCCTCGGCTGGACCAACGGCGAGAAGCCGGGCCCCGATCTGATGGCGAAGCTCGACGCGACCGGATTCACCCCTGCCGACAAGGCGTTCTACCCCGAGGCGCGCGACGCGGTGATCTCGATGGGCATCGTTCGCCGCAAGAAGAAGGACGTCGCGGCGGACCTGCCCGACAAGCTCGTCGCCGATCTGCCGGTGGAGCTCGACGACGAGTTCGGTCGCTCCATCCGCGAGGCCGAGCGCGAGCTCGGCGCGCGCCTGGCCGATCGCTACCGCCGTATCGTCGATGCCCGTGAGAACGCGCGCTCCGCGGCGGCCCTGGCTCCGGGCGAGGTCGACGACGACATCGTGCGGCTGGTCGCGCAGAACGAGCTCGACGAGTCGAAGGCGGCGGGTTCGGGGAGCGAGAACGTCTTCACGATGGTCCGTCGCATCGGACAGGCCAAGGCTCAGCTGGCGGCGGACTACGCGCTGCAGCTGCAGCGCTCGGTGGGCAAGGTGGTCTTCTTCGCCAAGCACATCGACGTGATGGATGCCGCCGAGGCGCACTTCGCCGCATCCGGCCTGCGAAGCGTGTCGCTCCGGGGCGACCAGACCTCCACGGCGCGCCAGGAGGCCATCGACGCGTTCAACAACGACCCCGAGGTCGGTGTCGCGGTCTGTTCGCTGACCGCCGCGGGCGTCGGCGTGAACATGCAGGCCGCGTCGAACGTCGTGCTGGCCGAGCTGTCGTGGACCGCCGCCGAGCAGACGCAGGCGATCGACCGCGTGCACCGCATCGGACAAGACGAGCCGGTGACCGCGTGGCGCATCATCGCCGCCCACACGATCGACACGAAGATCGCCGAACTGATCGATTCAAAGGAGGGATTGGCGCAGCGTGCCCTGGACGGACAGGCCGTCGATCCCGGTTCGAGCGACTCCGTGCAGCTGTCGGCCCTGATGCACCTGCTGCGGCAGGCGCTCGGCGCCGCCTGA
- a CDS encoding MFS transporter encodes MPERMPRDQRLRMPRDQRLVLTIAILASFVSFLDGTVVTVALPAIRDDLGGGLATQQWVVDAYLITLGALILVAGSLSDVYGRIRVLRWGLVLFGITSIAIAAAPTPEFLIVARALQGVAGALLVPSSLALITATFRDAAQARAIGIWTAATTGAMVVGPVIGGLSVDLLSWRLVFLINVVPIGVTLWLLAVLRRPDVRAPGRTVDVWGAVLCTLGLGGMVFALIEQPSLGWGSPAIWGSAAVGVASFAGFLVRQAAAEDPMMPLDLFRARNFWAGNLATAFVYAALSLNGFVVGVYLQQGAGLSATLAGLATLPITILMILFSSRVGDLAGRFGPRLFMTVGPIVMAAGALLLLSVGEAFDYWTQVLPGVIAFGLGLTLTVSPLTSAILGAIDTSRSGIASAVNNAISRVAGLIVIAMLATIVGGALDLDGFHRAAVVTAALLAVGGAVSFAGIRNRLPARSDVG; translated from the coding sequence ATGCCGGAACGGATGCCGCGGGACCAGCGGCTACGGATGCCGCGGGACCAGCGGCTCGTCCTGACGATCGCGATCCTCGCGTCGTTCGTGTCCTTCCTCGACGGCACGGTGGTGACCGTCGCCCTCCCGGCGATCCGCGATGACCTCGGCGGTGGCCTCGCCACGCAGCAGTGGGTGGTCGACGCCTACCTGATCACTCTGGGCGCCCTGATCCTCGTGGCGGGATCCCTCAGCGACGTCTACGGCCGCATCCGCGTGCTGCGCTGGGGACTCGTGCTCTTCGGCATCACCTCGATCGCGATCGCCGCGGCCCCCACGCCCGAGTTCCTGATCGTCGCGCGCGCCCTTCAGGGGGTCGCCGGAGCCCTCCTCGTGCCCAGTTCACTGGCCCTCATCACGGCGACCTTCCGCGATGCCGCGCAGGCGCGCGCCATCGGGATCTGGACGGCAGCCACGACCGGCGCGATGGTGGTCGGCCCCGTCATCGGCGGGCTGAGCGTCGACCTGCTCTCGTGGCGACTGGTGTTCCTCATCAACGTGGTGCCGATCGGCGTCACCCTGTGGCTGCTCGCGGTGCTCAGACGCCCCGATGTGCGCGCGCCGGGTCGCACCGTCGACGTGTGGGGCGCCGTGCTGTGCACGCTGGGTCTCGGCGGCATGGTCTTCGCGCTCATCGAGCAGCCGAGCCTGGGGTGGGGATCCCCCGCCATCTGGGGCAGCGCCGCCGTCGGCGTGGCGTCGTTCGCCGGTTTCCTCGTGCGGCAGGCGGCGGCAGAGGATCCGATGATGCCCCTGGACCTCTTCCGTGCGCGCAACTTCTGGGCCGGCAACCTCGCGACGGCGTTCGTCTATGCCGCGCTCTCGCTCAACGGCTTCGTCGTCGGCGTCTACCTGCAGCAGGGAGCCGGGCTGTCGGCGACCCTGGCTGGACTCGCGACCCTCCCCATCACGATCCTCATGATCCTCTTCAGCTCGCGCGTCGGTGACCTCGCCGGCCGGTTCGGCCCGCGCCTGTTCATGACCGTCGGGCCGATCGTGATGGCCGCGGGCGCCCTGCTGCTGCTGTCCGTCGGCGAAGCGTTCGACTACTGGACCCAGGTGCTCCCCGGGGTGATCGCCTTCGGTCTGGGTCTCACCCTCACGGTGTCGCCGCTCACCTCGGCGATCCTCGGCGCGATCGACACGTCGAGATCGGGTATCGCATCGGCGGTGAACAACGCCATCTCACGGGTCGCGGGGCTCATCGTGATCGCGATGCTCGCCACCATCGTCGGCGGCGCCCTCGACCTCGACGGCTTCCACCGCGCTGCCGTCGTGACGGCCGCCCTGCTCGCGGTCGGCGGCGCGGTCTCGTTCGCCGGCATCCGCAACCGGCTCCCGGCCCGCTCCGACGTAGGCTGA
- the deoC gene encoding deoxyribose-phosphate aldolase, whose translation MTTYTERQLAATIDHAILKPELTRAEVDAELDIAAEWKVFSVCVRPSDIPHAVARLTGTGVAVGTVIGFPHGTTSTATKVAEVTRALADGAVELDMVLNIGWLRSGMDADVQADIRAVVEAAEGHVVKVIFETSYLDDEQIIRACRLSEAAGADFVKTSSGFAGGGATVAHIRLMRDSVGDSVQVKASGGVRGLDAAVAMLDAGATRLGTSAAATILGAARAHDAGETPAGGVDESSY comes from the coding sequence ATGACCACCTACACCGAGCGTCAGCTCGCCGCGACCATCGACCACGCCATCCTCAAGCCCGAACTGACGCGGGCCGAGGTCGACGCCGAACTCGACATCGCCGCCGAATGGAAGGTCTTCAGCGTCTGCGTGCGTCCCTCGGACATCCCCCACGCCGTCGCGCGCCTGACGGGGACCGGGGTCGCCGTCGGCACGGTGATCGGCTTCCCCCACGGCACCACCTCGACCGCGACGAAGGTCGCCGAGGTGACCCGGGCTCTCGCCGACGGAGCGGTCGAGCTCGACATGGTGCTCAACATCGGATGGCTGCGTTCCGGCATGGACGCCGACGTGCAGGCCGACATCCGTGCGGTGGTCGAGGCAGCTGAGGGCCACGTCGTCAAGGTGATCTTCGAGACCTCCTACCTCGACGACGAGCAGATCATCCGCGCGTGCCGCCTCAGCGAGGCCGCGGGAGCCGACTTCGTGAAGACGTCCTCCGGATTCGCCGGCGGAGGCGCCACGGTCGCGCACATCCGGCTCATGCGCGACAGCGTCGGGGACAGCGTGCAGGTGAAGGCCTCCGGCGGAGTGCGCGGCCTCGACGCGGCCGTCGCGATGCTCGACGCCGGCGCCACGCGCCTGGGCACCTCCGCGGCGGCGACCATCCTCGGCGCCGCCCGCGCGCACGATGCCGGCGAGACGCCTGCCGGCGGAGTCGACGAGTCCTCCTACTGA
- a CDS encoding bifunctional riboflavin kinase/FAD synthetase, translating to MTVWRHPDEVPEGYGPSVVAIGKFDGVHSGHRAVIDRARVDAAATGARVVAVTFDRNPLAVLRPESCPDALASTTQKVRLLADAGVDATLVLTFDEQLAALDPRDFVEHVLVDALAVRTVLVGQDFRFGRAGAGDPETLRALGTELGFDVHVVEDVCAVDGRRVSSTWVRDLLAEGDVATAARLLGRPHAVRGEVVHGLKRGRDLGYPTANLSADGDGLVPAEGVYAGWLVDEGEPTGSGAAPHARTRYPAAISIGTNPTFGDVLVRQVEAYVLDETDLDLYGHTVEIRFVERLRGMVAFSGIEPLMAQMADDVARTRATLLTRGT from the coding sequence GTGACGGTGTGGCGTCATCCCGACGAGGTTCCGGAGGGCTACGGACCGTCGGTCGTCGCCATCGGCAAGTTCGACGGCGTGCACTCCGGTCATCGCGCGGTGATCGATCGCGCGCGCGTCGATGCTGCCGCGACCGGTGCCCGTGTGGTCGCGGTCACCTTCGACCGCAATCCGCTCGCGGTCCTGCGACCCGAATCGTGCCCGGACGCGCTGGCGAGCACGACCCAGAAAGTGCGGCTCCTCGCCGACGCGGGTGTGGACGCGACCCTCGTGCTCACGTTCGACGAGCAGCTCGCCGCCCTGGATCCCCGCGACTTCGTCGAGCACGTTCTCGTCGACGCCCTGGCCGTGCGCACGGTTCTCGTCGGGCAGGACTTCCGCTTCGGCCGCGCCGGTGCCGGCGACCCGGAGACGCTGCGCGCACTCGGAACCGAGCTCGGGTTCGACGTGCATGTCGTCGAGGACGTCTGCGCGGTCGACGGCCGCCGCGTGTCGTCGACCTGGGTGCGCGACCTGCTCGCCGAGGGGGATGTGGCCACGGCCGCGCGGCTCCTCGGTCGGCCTCACGCGGTGCGCGGCGAGGTCGTGCACGGGCTGAAGCGGGGGCGCGATCTCGGGTACCCCACCGCGAACCTCTCCGCCGATGGCGACGGCCTCGTTCCCGCCGAGGGGGTCTACGCCGGATGGCTCGTCGATGAGGGCGAGCCGACCGGTTCGGGTGCGGCGCCTCACGCCCGCACCCGCTATCCCGCCGCCATCAGCATCGGCACGAATCCGACGTTCGGCGATGTCCTCGTCCGCCAGGTGGAGGCCTATGTGCTCGATGAGACCGATCTCGATCTGTACGGACACACCGTGGAGATCCGCTTCGTGGAGCGGCTGCGCGGGATGGTGGCCTTCAGCGGCATCGAGCCGCTGATGGCGCAGATGGCCGATGACGTCGCCCGCACGCGGGCGACGCTCCTCACGCGCGGCACCTGA
- the truB gene encoding tRNA pseudouridine(55) synthase TruB has translation MRPAPGILLVDKPGGPTSHDVVARARRALGTRKIGHAGTLDPMATGLLVLGVEAATRLLTFVVGQDKTYRATIRLGVATDTDDADGQVTGRIDAGGVSPDAVTSAIAHLRGDISQIPSRVSAIKVDGRRAYDLARAGEDVELAAREVTVSRFDVIAERREGDILDLDVVVDCSSGTYIRALARDLGAALGVGGHLTALRRTRVGSFDVADASALDDLDAARMMPVAAAACAVLPRLEVTADQARDLRHGKRLHGLAATIDAPRAAAIAPDGTFVGVVRPRGDDLRSEMNMPEEAGA, from the coding sequence ATGCGTCCCGCCCCCGGCATCCTGCTCGTCGACAAGCCGGGCGGCCCCACGAGCCACGACGTCGTCGCGCGTGCGCGGCGCGCACTCGGAACGCGGAAGATCGGCCATGCGGGGACCCTCGATCCCATGGCGACGGGCCTCCTCGTGCTGGGGGTGGAGGCGGCCACCCGCCTGCTCACCTTCGTCGTCGGCCAGGACAAGACGTATCGCGCGACCATCCGGCTCGGAGTGGCGACCGACACCGACGACGCGGACGGCCAGGTGACGGGCCGGATCGACGCCGGCGGCGTCTCACCCGACGCCGTGACGAGCGCCATCGCGCACCTTCGCGGAGACATCTCGCAGATCCCCAGTCGCGTGTCGGCGATCAAGGTCGACGGGCGCCGCGCGTATGACCTTGCGCGGGCGGGCGAGGATGTCGAGCTCGCCGCTCGAGAGGTCACGGTGTCGCGCTTCGACGTGATCGCCGAGCGCCGCGAAGGCGACATCCTCGACCTCGACGTGGTCGTGGACTGCTCCAGCGGGACCTATATCCGGGCGCTCGCACGCGATCTCGGCGCCGCGCTGGGCGTGGGCGGTCATCTGACGGCGCTGCGGCGCACGCGCGTCGGATCGTTCGACGTCGCCGATGCCTCGGCGCTCGATGACCTCGATGCGGCGCGGATGATGCCGGTCGCCGCGGCGGCGTGCGCGGTGCTGCCGCGGCTCGAGGTCACCGCCGACCAGGCCCGTGACTTGCGACACGGCAAGCGGCTGCACGGACTTGCCGCGACGATCGACGCCCCGCGCGCCGCGGCGATCGCGCCGGACGGGACCTTCGTGGGGGTCGTGCGTCCGCGCGGCGACGATCTGCGGAGCGAGATGAACATGCCCGAGGAGGCCGGGGCGTGA
- a CDS encoding A/G-specific adenine glycosylase, whose protein sequence is MPRSAEIATPLNAWFADNARDLPWRHPGFGAWGVLVSEFMLQQTPVNRVIPLLEAWLRRWPTPAALAASPPADAVRQWANLGYPRRALWLHRAAVEITERHGGIVPRSVEDLLALTGIGDYTARAVAVFAYGDRHPVVDTNTRRVIARIIDGQAHPGAPHRRDLAAMEALMPSDDGAAACFNAAAMELGALVCTARSPRCGSCPVSAECAWRAAGYPDTGDTRKKQAKYEGSDRQARGAILAALREIEVHQVSAEEVIPAWPDPVQRDRAIDSLVADGLIEAVDGMLRLPR, encoded by the coding sequence ATGCCCCGCAGCGCCGAGATCGCCACGCCGCTGAACGCCTGGTTCGCCGACAACGCGCGCGATCTCCCCTGGCGACACCCGGGCTTCGGCGCCTGGGGCGTGCTCGTGAGCGAATTCATGCTGCAGCAGACACCCGTGAACCGGGTGATCCCGCTGCTCGAGGCGTGGCTGCGACGCTGGCCCACGCCCGCGGCTCTGGCCGCTTCTCCCCCGGCCGACGCCGTCCGGCAGTGGGCCAACCTCGGCTACCCGCGCCGCGCCCTGTGGCTGCATCGCGCCGCCGTGGAGATCACGGAGCGCCACGGCGGCATCGTTCCCCGTTCGGTCGAGGATCTCCTCGCACTCACCGGAATCGGGGACTACACGGCCCGCGCCGTCGCCGTGTTCGCCTACGGCGACCGCCATCCGGTCGTCGACACGAACACCCGGCGGGTGATCGCGCGGATCATCGACGGTCAGGCTCACCCTGGCGCGCCGCATCGTCGCGACCTCGCGGCGATGGAGGCGCTCATGCCGTCAGACGACGGCGCCGCCGCATGCTTCAACGCCGCCGCGATGGAGCTGGGTGCGCTGGTGTGCACCGCGCGATCACCGCGATGCGGGTCGTGCCCCGTCTCCGCCGAGTGCGCCTGGCGGGCGGCCGGATACCCCGACACCGGCGACACCCGCAAGAAGCAGGCGAAGTACGAAGGAAGCGACCGACAGGCGCGCGGCGCGATCCTCGCCGCGCTGCGGGAGATCGAGGTGCATCAGGTCTCCGCCGAGGAGGTCATCCCCGCGTGGCCGGACCCGGTCCAGCGCGATCGCGCGATCGACTCCCTCGTGGCCGATGGGCTCATCGAGGCGGTCGACGGGATGCTCCGACTGCCGCGCTGA
- the rbfA gene encoding 30S ribosome-binding factor RbfA: MGNERQARLADRIRVLIAERLEKGLRDPRLGFVTITDVRVTGDLQHASVFYTVLGDEKEQASSAEALRAATGMLRSEVGRKLSARLVPTLEFIPDGIPENAGHIEELLREARERDEAVAGIAGTASFAGEADPYKKVRDDDEE; this comes from the coding sequence ATGGGAAACGAACGACAGGCGCGACTGGCGGACCGGATCCGCGTCCTCATCGCCGAACGTCTCGAGAAGGGGCTGCGCGACCCGCGGCTCGGCTTCGTCACCATCACCGATGTGCGGGTGACCGGAGATCTCCAGCACGCGTCGGTGTTCTACACGGTGCTCGGAGACGAGAAGGAGCAGGCGTCGTCGGCTGAAGCACTGCGCGCAGCCACCGGGATGCTCCGCAGTGAGGTGGGACGCAAGCTCAGCGCCCGCCTCGTGCCGACCCTGGAGTTCATCCCGGACGGGATTCCCGAGAACGCCGGCCACATCGAGGAGCTTCTGCGCGAGGCGCGTGAGCGGGATGAGGCCGTGGCCGGGATCGCTGGAACGGCGAGCTTCGCCGGCGAGGCGGACCCCTACAAGAAGGTCCGCGACGACGACGAGGAATGA
- the infB gene encoding translation initiation factor IF-2, translating into MAKPRVHEIASELGVDSKVALAKLKELGEFVKSPSSTIEPPVARKLRAALASEGGSADAKPAAGAPKPGSARPGATAPKPGAAPKPGAAPKPGAATPAAAAAPAASTPKPGAPAPKPSADAPASRPGPKPAPGGSTPQAPRPGGTQRPGGNQRSGGSPRPGNNPFASSQGMGQRPAGPRPGNNPFASSQGMGQRPNPGNIPRPQAPRPGSPRPGAPRPGGAGRPGGGRGGAPFQQRPGGAGRPGGGGGAGGGFAGRPGGGFAGRPGGGGRGRGGGTAGAFGKGGGKSKQRKSRRAKRQEFEMRDAPQVGGVNVRKGNGEIIRMRRGASISDFADKIEQLAGYSVQPSTLVTILFNLGEMATATESLDEATFEVLGDELGYKIQMVSPEDEDKELLEGFGLDLEQELAEEDDDQLEIRPPVVTVMGHVDHGKTRLLDAIRETNVTEGEAGGITQHIGAYQVWTEHEEIERAITFIDTPGHEAFTAMRARGAQVTDLAILVVAADDGIMPQTVEALNHAQAAEVPIVVAVNKVDKPDANPGRVRQQLTEYGLVAEEYGGDVMFVDVSARQGTGIQDLLDAVLLTADAGLDLRANPNKDARGVAIEAKLDKGRGSVATVLIQSGTLRVGDAIVAGTAYGRVRAMIDENGEQVAEAAPSRPVQVQGLNSVPRAGDVFIVTEEDRTARQIAEKREAAERNAQLAKARKRISLEDFTRALEEGKVTSLNLIIKGDVSGAVEALEESLLKIEVDESVQLRIIHRGVGAVTESDVNLATIDNAIVIGFNVRPDAKARERAAREGVDIRFYSVIYNAIDDVEQSLKGLLKPEFEEVQSGVAEIREVFRSSKFGNIAGAIVRSGTITRNAKARIIREGVVIADGLAIESLRRFKDDVTEVRTDYECGIGLGKYNDIQIGDEIETTEMVEKPRG; encoded by the coding sequence AGCTCAAGGAGCTCGGCGAGTTCGTCAAGAGCCCCTCATCGACGATCGAGCCCCCGGTCGCCCGGAAGCTTCGCGCAGCCCTCGCCTCTGAGGGCGGGTCGGCTGACGCCAAGCCCGCCGCCGGCGCGCCGAAGCCCGGGTCCGCGCGACCCGGCGCGACCGCCCCGAAGCCGGGTGCGGCACCCAAGCCCGGTGCGGCCCCGAAGCCGGGAGCCGCGACGCCGGCAGCCGCAGCGGCGCCCGCCGCGAGCACTCCGAAGCCGGGTGCACCGGCGCCGAAGCCCTCCGCGGACGCACCCGCTTCGCGCCCCGGACCCAAGCCCGCCCCCGGCGGTTCGACGCCGCAGGCTCCCCGTCCCGGCGGCACCCAGCGTCCCGGCGGCAATCAGCGTTCCGGTGGCTCTCCCCGTCCGGGCAACAACCCGTTCGCGTCGTCGCAGGGCATGGGCCAGCGTCCCGCGGGCCCGCGTCCCGGAAACAACCCGTTCGCGTCGTCGCAGGGCATGGGGCAGCGCCCCAACCCCGGCAACATCCCGCGTCCGCAGGCCCCGCGTCCCGGTTCGCCGCGTCCCGGCGCCCCGCGTCCGGGCGGCGCCGGTCGTCCCGGTGGCGGCCGCGGCGGTGCCCCCTTCCAGCAGCGTCCCGGCGGCGCCGGTCGGCCCGGTGGCGGCGGCGGTGCCGGTGGCGGTTTCGCCGGTCGGCCCGGCGGCGGTTTCGCCGGTCGGCCCGGCGGTGGCGGCCGTGGCCGCGGCGGCGGCACAGCCGGTGCCTTCGGCAAGGGCGGCGGCAAGTCGAAGCAGCGCAAGTCGCGTCGGGCGAAGCGTCAAGAATTCGAGATGAGGGATGCGCCGCAGGTCGGCGGCGTCAACGTCCGCAAGGGCAACGGCGAGATCATCCGCATGCGCCGCGGCGCATCGATCTCCGACTTCGCGGACAAGATCGAGCAGCTCGCCGGCTACTCGGTGCAGCCGTCGACCCTGGTGACCATCCTGTTCAACCTGGGCGAGATGGCCACCGCGACGGAGTCGCTCGACGAGGCCACCTTCGAGGTGCTCGGCGATGAGCTCGGCTACAAGATCCAGATGGTCTCGCCCGAGGACGAGGACAAGGAGCTCCTCGAGGGCTTCGGCCTCGACCTCGAGCAGGAGCTCGCGGAAGAGGACGACGACCAGCTCGAGATCCGTCCGCCCGTCGTGACCGTCATGGGCCACGTCGACCACGGTAAGACGCGCCTTCTCGACGCGATCCGTGAGACGAACGTCACCGAGGGCGAGGCCGGCGGCATCACGCAGCACATCGGCGCCTATCAGGTGTGGACCGAGCACGAAGAGATCGAGCGCGCGATCACCTTCATCGACACCCCGGGTCACGAGGCCTTCACCGCCATGCGTGCCCGTGGTGCGCAGGTGACCGACCTCGCGATCCTCGTGGTCGCCGCCGACGACGGCATCATGCCCCAGACGGTGGAGGCGCTCAACCACGCCCAGGCCGCCGAGGTTCCGATCGTCGTGGCCGTCAACAAGGTCGACAAGCCCGACGCGAACCCGGGCCGGGTGCGCCAGCAGCTCACCGAGTACGGTCTCGTCGCGGAGGAGTACGGCGGCGACGTGATGTTCGTCGACGTCTCGGCCCGGCAGGGCACGGGCATCCAGGACCTTCTGGATGCGGTGCTGCTCACCGCCGACGCGGGTCTCGACCTGCGTGCGAACCCGAACAAGGACGCCCGCGGTGTCGCGATCGAGGCCAAGCTCGACAAGGGTCGCGGTTCGGTCGCGACGGTGCTGATCCAGTCCGGAACCCTCCGGGTCGGAGACGCCATCGTCGCCGGCACCGCCTACGGCCGCGTGCGCGCCATGATCGACGAGAACGGCGAGCAGGTCGCGGAGGCCGCTCCGTCGCGGCCGGTCCAGGTGCAGGGTCTGAACTCGGTGCCCCGTGCGGGCGACGTGTTCATCGTGACCGAAGAGGACCGCACCGCGCGCCAGATCGCTGAGAAGCGCGAAGCCGCCGAGCGCAACGCCCAGCTGGCCAAGGCCCGCAAGCGCATCTCGCTCGAGGACTTCACCCGCGCTCTCGAGGAGGGCAAGGTCACCTCGCTCAACCTCATCATCAAGGGCGACGTCTCCGGTGCCGTGGAGGCGCTCGAGGAGTCGCTGCTGAAGATCGAGGTCGACGAGTCGGTGCAGCTGCGGATCATCCACCGCGGTGTGGGTGCCGTCACCGAGTCCGACGTGAACCTGGCCACGATCGACAACGCGATCGTGATCGGCTTCAACGTGCGCCCCGATGCCAAGGCTCGTGAGCGCGCCGCGCGCGAGGGTGTGGACATCCGCTTCTACTCGGTCATCTACAACGCGATCGACGACGTCGAGCAGTCGCTCAAGGGCCTGCTCAAGCCGGAGTTCGAAGAGGTGCAGTCGGGTGTCGCGGAGATCCGCGAGGTGTTCCGCTCGTCGAAGTTCGGCAACATCGCCGGAGCGATCGTGCGAAGCGGCACCATCACGCGCAACGCCAAGGCCCGCATCATCCGCGAAGGCGTCGTCATCGCCGATGGCCTGGCCATCGAGTCGCTGCGCCGCTTCAAGGACGATGTCACCGAGGTCCGCACCGACTACGAATGCGGTATCGGCCTCGGCAAGTACAACGACATCCAGATCGGCGACGAGATCGAGACGACCGAAATGGTGGAGAAGCCGCGCGGCTGA